One part of the Arabidopsis thaliana chromosome 4, partial sequence genome encodes these proteins:
- the ARCK1 gene encoding Protein kinase superfamily protein (Protein kinase superfamily protein; FUNCTIONS IN: protein serine/threonine kinase activity, protein kinase activity, kinase activity, ATP binding; INVOLVED IN: protein amino acid phosphorylation; EXPRESSED IN: 22 plant structures; EXPRESSED DURING: 11 growth stages; CONTAINS InterPro DOMAIN/s: Protein kinase, ATP binding site (InterPro:IPR017441), Protein kinase, catalytic domain (InterPro:IPR000719), Serine/threonine-protein kinase-like domain (InterPro:IPR017442), Protein kinase-like domain (InterPro:IPR011009), Serine/threonine-protein kinase, active site (InterPro:IPR008271); BEST Arabidopsis thaliana protein match is: kinases;protein kinases (TAIR:AT4G23250.1); Has 112459 Blast hits to 111251 proteins in 4065 species: Archae - 88; Bacteria - 13418; Metazoa - 41055; Fungi - 9473; Plants - 32228; Viruses - 287; Other Eukaryotes - 15910 (source: NCBI BLink).), translating into MAVTSLLDTVFRRRKKKSTEFISFFEFDLDTIKAATNDFSELVGRGGFGFVYKGRLQNGQEIAVKILSTSSIRTERQFHNELIILSKLKHKNLINLLGFCTKRDQHGLVYEFMPNSSLDCFILDPHRAAQLNWEMCRNIIDGIARGLRYLHEESGLWVVHRDIKPGNILLDSDLKPKIVGFELARTMQQGENAAETTEIVGTVGYLDPEYIRSGRVSVKSDVYAFGVTILTIISRRKAWSVDGDSLIKYVRRCWNRGEAIDVIHEVMREEEREYSISEILRYIHIALLCVDENAERRPNIDKVLHWFSCFSTPLPDPTFGNRFLVEEETNWPWSPSLSPGHSSVTSPISSR; encoded by the exons ATGGCCGTTACTTCGCTTCTCGATACCGTTTTCCGACGTAGAAAGAAGAAGTCTACTGAGTTTATAAGCT TTTTCGAATTCGACTTGGACACCATTAAAGCTGCAACAAATGATTTCTCAGAACTGGTTGGTCGTGGcggatttggttttgtttacaAG GGTAGGCTTCAAAATGGACAAGAAATAGCAGTCAAGATTTTGTCTACAAGTTCAATTAGAACTGAGAGACAGTTTCATAACGAACTTATTATTTTGTCTAAGCTTAAACACAAGAATCTGATCAATCTTCTTGGTTTCTGCACTAAACGAGACCAACATGGTCTTGTTTACGAGTTCATGCCTAACTCAAGCCTCGATTGTTTTATACTCG ACCCACACAGAGCTGCTCAGCTAAATTGGGAGATGTGCCGAAACATTATTGATGGCATAGCTCGAGGGCTACGTTACCTTCATGAAGAATCCGGGTTATGGGTCGTTCACCGCGACATTAAACCTGGAAACATTCTATTGGATTCAGATTTGAAACCGAAAATAGTGGGATTTGAATTGGCGAGGACGATGCAACAAGGTGAAAACGCAGCTGAAACAACTGAAATTGTCGGTACCGT AGGGTATTTAGATCCGGAGTACATACGAAGCGGACGTGTTTCCGTCAAATCTGACGTTTATGCCTTTGGAGTTACAATCTTGACGATCATTAGCAGAAGGAAGGCTTGGAGTGTGGACGGAGACTCTCTAATCAAATAT GTTAGGAGATGCTGGAACAGAGGAGAAGCCATAGATGTGATCCATGAAGTGatgagggaagaagaaagagaatatTCGATAAGCGAAATCTTGAGATACATTCACATTGCTTTGCTATGTGTGGATGAGAATGCTGAGAGAAGGCCGAATATTGATAAAGTTCTGCATTGGTTTAGTTGTTTCTCTACTCCTTTACCTGATCCAACATTTGGTAATAGATTTCTTGTagaggaagaaacaaattGGCCCTGGTCGCCATCTTTATCTCCTGGTCACAGCTCTGTCACGTCACCCATATCTTCACGTTAA
- the ARCK1 gene encoding Protein kinase superfamily protein (Protein kinase superfamily protein; FUNCTIONS IN: protein serine/threonine kinase activity, protein kinase activity, kinase activity, ATP binding; INVOLVED IN: protein amino acid phosphorylation; EXPRESSED IN: 22 plant structures; EXPRESSED DURING: 11 growth stages; CONTAINS InterPro DOMAIN/s: Protein kinase, ATP binding site (InterPro:IPR017441), Protein kinase, catalytic domain (InterPro:IPR000719), Serine/threonine-protein kinase-like domain (InterPro:IPR017442), Protein kinase-like domain (InterPro:IPR011009), Serine/threonine-protein kinase, active site (InterPro:IPR008271); BEST Arabidopsis thaliana protein match is: kinases;protein kinases (TAIR:AT4G23250.1); Has 112370 Blast hits to 111158 proteins in 4066 species: Archae - 88; Bacteria - 13419; Metazoa - 41006; Fungi - 9457; Plants - 32224; Viruses - 287; Other Eukaryotes - 15889 (source: NCBI BLink).) has product MAVTSLLDTVFRRRKKKSTEFISSVFEFDLDTIKAATNDFSELVGRGGFGFVYKGRLQNGQEIAVKILSTSSIRTERQFHNELIILSKLKHKNLINLLGFCTKRDQHGLVYEFMPNSSLDCFILDPHRAAQLNWEMCRNIIDGIARGLRYLHEESGLWVVHRDIKPGNILLDSDLKPKIVGFELARTMQQGENAAETTEIVGTVGYLDPEYIRSGRVSVKSDVYAFGVTILTIISRRKAWSVDGDSLIKYVRRCWNRGEAIDVIHEVMREEEREYSISEILRYIHIALLCVDENAERRPNIDKVLHWFSCFSTPLPDPTFGNRFLVEEETNWPWSPSLSPGHSSVTSPISSR; this is encoded by the exons ATGGCCGTTACTTCGCTTCTCGATACCGTTTTCCGACGTAGAAAGAAGAAGTCTACTGAGTTTATAAGCT CAGTTTTCGAATTCGACTTGGACACCATTAAAGCTGCAACAAATGATTTCTCAGAACTGGTTGGTCGTGGcggatttggttttgtttacaAG GGTAGGCTTCAAAATGGACAAGAAATAGCAGTCAAGATTTTGTCTACAAGTTCAATTAGAACTGAGAGACAGTTTCATAACGAACTTATTATTTTGTCTAAGCTTAAACACAAGAATCTGATCAATCTTCTTGGTTTCTGCACTAAACGAGACCAACATGGTCTTGTTTACGAGTTCATGCCTAACTCAAGCCTCGATTGTTTTATACTCG ACCCACACAGAGCTGCTCAGCTAAATTGGGAGATGTGCCGAAACATTATTGATGGCATAGCTCGAGGGCTACGTTACCTTCATGAAGAATCCGGGTTATGGGTCGTTCACCGCGACATTAAACCTGGAAACATTCTATTGGATTCAGATTTGAAACCGAAAATAGTGGGATTTGAATTGGCGAGGACGATGCAACAAGGTGAAAACGCAGCTGAAACAACTGAAATTGTCGGTACCGT AGGGTATTTAGATCCGGAGTACATACGAAGCGGACGTGTTTCCGTCAAATCTGACGTTTATGCCTTTGGAGTTACAATCTTGACGATCATTAGCAGAAGGAAGGCTTGGAGTGTGGACGGAGACTCTCTAATCAAATAT GTTAGGAGATGCTGGAACAGAGGAGAAGCCATAGATGTGATCCATGAAGTGatgagggaagaagaaagagaatatTCGATAAGCGAAATCTTGAGATACATTCACATTGCTTTGCTATGTGTGGATGAGAATGCTGAGAGAAGGCCGAATATTGATAAAGTTCTGCATTGGTTTAGTTGTTTCTCTACTCCTTTACCTGATCCAACATTTGGTAATAGATTTCTTGTagaggaagaaacaaattGGCCCTGGTCGCCATCTTTATCTCCTGGTCACAGCTCTGTCACGTCACCCATATCTTCACGTTAA
- the ARCK1 gene encoding Protein kinase superfamily protein (Protein kinase superfamily protein; FUNCTIONS IN: protein serine/threonine kinase activity, protein kinase activity, kinase activity, ATP binding; INVOLVED IN: protein amino acid phosphorylation; EXPRESSED IN: 22 plant structures; EXPRESSED DURING: 11 growth stages; CONTAINS InterPro DOMAIN/s: Protein kinase, ATP binding site (InterPro:IPR017441), Protein kinase, catalytic domain (InterPro:IPR000719), Serine/threonine-protein kinase-like domain (InterPro:IPR017442), Protein kinase-like domain (InterPro:IPR011009), Serine/threonine-protein kinase, active site (InterPro:IPR008271); BEST Arabidopsis thaliana protein match is: kinases;protein kinases (TAIR:AT4G23250.1); Has 35333 Blast hits to 34131 proteins in 2444 species: Archae - 798; Bacteria - 22429; Metazoa - 974; Fungi - 991; Plants - 531; Viruses - 0; Other Eukaryotes - 9610 (source: NCBI BLink).): MAVTSLLDTVFRRRKKKSTEFISYTAVFEFDLDTIKAATNDFSELVGRGGFGFVYKGRLQNGQEIAVKILSTSSIRTERQFHNELIILSKLKHKNLINLLGFCTKRDQHGLVYEFMPNSSLDCFILDPHRAAQLNWEMCRNIIDGIARGLRYLHEESGLWVVHRDIKPGNILLDSDLKPKIVGFELARTMQQGENAAETTEIVGTVGYLDPEYIRSGRVSVKSDVYAFGVTILTIISRRKAWSVDGDSLIKYVRRCWNRGEAIDVIHEVMREEEREYSISEILRYIHIALLCVDENAERRPNIDKVLHWFSCFSTPLPDPTFGNRFLVEEETNWPWSPSLSPGHSSVTSPISSR, from the exons ATGGCCGTTACTTCGCTTCTCGATACCGTTTTCCGACGTAGAAAGAAGAAGTCTACTGAGTTTATAAGCT ATACAGCAGTTTTCGAATTCGACTTGGACACCATTAAAGCTGCAACAAATGATTTCTCAGAACTGGTTGGTCGTGGcggatttggttttgtttacaAG GGTAGGCTTCAAAATGGACAAGAAATAGCAGTCAAGATTTTGTCTACAAGTTCAATTAGAACTGAGAGACAGTTTCATAACGAACTTATTATTTTGTCTAAGCTTAAACACAAGAATCTGATCAATCTTCTTGGTTTCTGCACTAAACGAGACCAACATGGTCTTGTTTACGAGTTCATGCCTAACTCAAGCCTCGATTGTTTTATACTCG ACCCACACAGAGCTGCTCAGCTAAATTGGGAGATGTGCCGAAACATTATTGATGGCATAGCTCGAGGGCTACGTTACCTTCATGAAGAATCCGGGTTATGGGTCGTTCACCGCGACATTAAACCTGGAAACATTCTATTGGATTCAGATTTGAAACCGAAAATAGTGGGATTTGAATTGGCGAGGACGATGCAACAAGGTGAAAACGCAGCTGAAACAACTGAAATTGTCGGTACCGT AGGGTATTTAGATCCGGAGTACATACGAAGCGGACGTGTTTCCGTCAAATCTGACGTTTATGCCTTTGGAGTTACAATCTTGACGATCATTAGCAGAAGGAAGGCTTGGAGTGTGGACGGAGACTCTCTAATCAAATAT GTTAGGAGATGCTGGAACAGAGGAGAAGCCATAGATGTGATCCATGAAGTGatgagggaagaagaaagagaatatTCGATAAGCGAAATCTTGAGATACATTCACATTGCTTTGCTATGTGTGGATGAGAATGCTGAGAGAAGGCCGAATATTGATAAAGTTCTGCATTGGTTTAGTTGTTTCTCTACTCCTTTACCTGATCCAACATTTGGTAATAGATTTCTTGTagaggaagaaacaaattGGCCCTGGTCGCCATCTTTATCTCCTGGTCACAGCTCTGTCACGTCACCCATATCTTCACGTTAA
- the ARCK1 gene encoding Protein kinase superfamily protein (Protein kinase superfamily protein; FUNCTIONS IN: protein serine/threonine kinase activity, protein kinase activity, kinase activity, ATP binding; INVOLVED IN: protein amino acid phosphorylation; LOCATED IN: endomembrane system; EXPRESSED IN: 22 plant structures; EXPRESSED DURING: 11 growth stages; CONTAINS InterPro DOMAIN/s: Protein kinase, catalytic domain (InterPro:IPR000719), Serine/threonine-protein kinase-like domain (InterPro:IPR017442), Protein kinase-like domain (InterPro:IPR011009), Serine/threonine-protein kinase, active site (InterPro:IPR008271); BEST Arabidopsis thaliana protein match is: cysteine-rich RLK (RECEPTOR-like protein kinase) 16 (TAIR:AT4G23240.1); Has 30201 Blast hits to 17322 proteins in 780 species: Archae - 12; Bacteria - 1396; Metazoa - 17338; Fungi - 3422; Plants - 5037; Viruses - 0; Other Eukaryotes - 2996 (source: NCBI BLink).), with protein sequence MPNSSLDCFILDPHRAAQLNWEMCRNIIDGIARGLRYLHEESGLWVVHRDIKPGNILLDSDLKPKIVGFELARTMQQGENAAETTEIVGTVGYLDPEYIRSGRVSVKSDVYAFGVTILTIISRRKAWSVDGDSLIKYVRRCWNRGEAIDVIHEVMREEEREYSISEILRYIHIALLCVDENAERRPNIDKVLHWFSCFSTPLPDPTFGNRFLVEEETNWPWSPSLSPGHSSVTSPISSR encoded by the exons ATGCCTAACTCAAGCCTCGATTGTTTTATACTCG ACCCACACAGAGCTGCTCAGCTAAATTGGGAGATGTGCCGAAACATTATTGATGGCATAGCTCGAGGGCTACGTTACCTTCATGAAGAATCCGGGTTATGGGTCGTTCACCGCGACATTAAACCTGGAAACATTCTATTGGATTCAGATTTGAAACCGAAAATAGTGGGATTTGAATTGGCGAGGACGATGCAACAAGGTGAAAACGCAGCTGAAACAACTGAAATTGTCGGTACCGT AGGGTATTTAGATCCGGAGTACATACGAAGCGGACGTGTTTCCGTCAAATCTGACGTTTATGCCTTTGGAGTTACAATCTTGACGATCATTAGCAGAAGGAAGGCTTGGAGTGTGGACGGAGACTCTCTAATCAAATAT GTTAGGAGATGCTGGAACAGAGGAGAAGCCATAGATGTGATCCATGAAGTGatgagggaagaagaaagagaatatTCGATAAGCGAAATCTTGAGATACATTCACATTGCTTTGCTATGTGTGGATGAGAATGCTGAGAGAAGGCCGAATATTGATAAAGTTCTGCATTGGTTTAGTTGTTTCTCTACTCCTTTACCTGATCCAACATTTGGTAATAGATTTCTTGTagaggaagaaacaaattGGCCCTGGTCGCCATCTTTATCTCCTGGTCACAGCTCTGTCACGTCACCCATATCTTCACGTTAA
- a CDS encoding S-locus lectin protein kinase family protein, giving the protein MWYRHVSPQTIVWVANRESPLGGDASTYLLKILDGNLILHDNISATRKSHTEGTSRRSPQKISEGNLLFHETVWSTGVNSSMSKDVQAVLFDSGNLVLRDGPNSSAAVLWQSFDHPSDTWLPGGKIRLGSQLFTSWESLIDPSPGRYSLEFDPKLHSLVTVWNRSKSYWSSGPLYDWLQSFKGFPELQGTKLSFTLNMDESYITFSVDPQSRYRLVMGVSGQFMLQVWHVDLQSWRVILSQPDNRCDVYNSCGSFGICNENREPPPCRCVPGFKREFSQGSDDSNDYSGGCKRETYLHCYKRNDEFLPIENMKLATDPTTASVLTSGTFRTCASRCVADCSCQAYANDGNKCLVWTKDAFNLQQLDANKGHTFFLRLASSNISTANNRKTEHSKGKSIVLPLVLASLVATAACFVGLYCCISSRIRRKKKQRDEKHSRELLEGGLIDDAGENMCYLNLHDIMVATNSFSRKKKLGEGGFGPVYKGKLPNGMEVAIKRLSKKSSQGLTEFKNEVVLIIKLQHKNLVRLLGYCVEGDEKLLIYEYMSNKSLDGLLFDSLKSRELDWETRMKIVNGTTRGLQYLHEYSRLRIIHRDLKASNILLDDEMNPKISDFGTARIFGCKQIDDSTQRIVGTFGYMSPEYALGGVISEKSDIYSFGVLLLEIISGKKATRFVHNDQKHSLIAYEWESWCETKGVSIIDEPMCCSYSLEEAMRCIHIALLCVQDHPKDRPMISQIVYMLSNDNTLPIPKQPTFSNVLNGDQQLDYVFSINEATQTELEAR; this is encoded by the exons ATGTGGTACAGGCACGTCTCTCCACAGACTATTGTTTGGGTCGCAAACCGAGAATCTCCTCTTGGAGGGGATGCTTCTACTTACTTATTAAAGATCTTAGATGGAAACTTAATTCTCCATGATAATATCAGCGCCACCCGTAAATCTCATACGGAGGGGACATCTCGGAGATCCCCTCAAAAGATCTCAGAAGGAAACTTACTTTTCCATGAAACAGTTTGGTCGACCGGTGTTAACTCTAGTATGAGCAAGGATGTTCAAGCTGTTCTGTTTGATAGTGGTAATCTAGTATTGAGAGATGGGCCTAATTCTTCTGCAGCTGTGTTGTGGCAGAGTTTTGATCATCCCTCGGATACTTGGCTTCCTGGCGGTAAAATCAGATTAGGAAGCCAACTTTTCACTTCTTGGGAGAGCTTGATAGATCCATCACCGGGTCGATACTCTCTCGAGTTTGACCCTAAACTACACTCACTCGTCACGGTTTGGAATAGATCAAAGTCATATTGGTCCAGTGGGCCATTGTATGATTGGCTTCAAAGTTTCAAGGGATTTCCAGAATTGCAAGGTACTAAGTTGAGTTTCACATTGAATATGGATGAGTCTTACATCACCTTTTCAGTAGATCCCCAGAGCAGATATCGTTTGGTCATGGGTGTTTCGGGGCAGTTCATGCTGCAAGTTTGGCACGTTGACTTACAGTCGTGGCGTGTGATATTGTCTCAACCTGATAATAGATGTGACGTTTATAACAGTTGTGGATCATTTGGGATTTGCAATGAAAACCGAGAGCCTCCCCCATGTAGATGTGTTCCTGGTTTCAAACGAGAATTTTCCCAAGGATCTGATGACTCGAATGATTACTCTGGTGGTTGTAAAAGGGAAACATACCTTCATTGTTATAAGCGAAATGACGAGTTTCTTCCTattgaaaacatgaaattAGCCACTGATCCAACAACAGCATCGGTCTTGACATCCGGGACTTTTAGGACGTGTGCCTCACGTTGCGTAGCTGATTGTTCTTGCCAAGCGTACGCAAATGATGGAAACAAGTGTTTGGTGTGGACAAAAGATGCTTTCAATCTGCAACAACTCGATGCAAATAAGGGACACACATTCTTTCTTAGACTTGCATCTTCAAACATCTCAACTGCAAACAACC gaaaaacagaacattctAAAGGCAAAAGCATTGTGTTACCACTTGTACTAGCATCACTTGTAGCAACTGCTGCATGTTTCGTTGGTTTGTATTGTTGCATTTCTtcaagaataagaagaaaaaagaaacaaagag ACGAAAAACATAGCAGAGAGCTATTAGAAGGTGGCCTAATTGATGATGCTGGAGAAAATATGTGTTACCTAAATCTACATGACATAATGGTTGCAACAAATTCTTTCTctaggaaaaaaaagttaggagAAGGTGGTTTTGGTCCAGTCTACAAG GGAAAGCTACCAAATGGGATGGAAGTGGCAATCAAAAGgctttcaaaaaaatcaagtcaAGGTCTGACAGAGTTCAAGAATGAAGTTGTTCTGATCATAAAGCTTCAACACAAGAACTTGGTGAGGCTTTTAGGGTATTGTGTTGAAGGCGATGAGAAGCTCCTAATTTATGAGTACATGTCGAATAAGAGCCTTGATGGTTTACTCTTTG aTTCTTTAAAGTCTAGGGAATTGGATTGGGAGACACGTATGAAAATAGTAAATGGGACGACAAGAGGACTTCAATATCTGCATGAGTACTCACGTCTCAGGATCATTCACCGAGATCTTAAGGCAAGCAATATTCTACTTGACGATGAGATGAATCCTAAGATCTCAGATTTTGGAACCGCAAGGATTTTTGGTTGCAAGCAAATCGATGATAGCACCCAAAGAATCGTCGGGACATT CGGCTATATGTCACCGGAATATGCATTAGGTGGAGTGATTTCAGAGAAATCGGATATATACAGCTTTGGAGTGTTGTTATTGGAGATCATATCGGGTAAAAAGGCGACAAGGTTTGTTCATAACGACCAAAAACACAGCCTTATTGCTTAT GAATGGGAATCTTGGTGTGAAACAAAAGGTGTAAGCATTATAGATGAACCAATGTGTTGTTCGTATTCTTTAGAAGAAGCGATGCGGTGCATTCATATCGCACTTCTTTGTGTTCAAGATCATCCTAAAGATAGACCCATGATTTCACAAATCGTTTATATGTTGAGCAACGATAACACTCTTCCGATTCCGAAACAACCAACTTTCTCAAACGTGTTGAACGGGGATCAACAGCTAGACTACGTATTCTCCATAAACGAAGCAACGCAAACAGAACTGGAAGCGCGATGA